Genomic segment of Bos taurus isolate L1 Dominette 01449 registration number 42190680 breed Hereford chromosome X, ARS-UCD2.0, whole genome shotgun sequence:
GTGCTCAAAAAGGTTGTTTATACAAAGTCCCATACTTAAAGCATACATAAAACAGTAACTGAGTGCCTCTCAAAATGATCTCTTCTATATAAGAAGAAAACCCAGTGCCAAGAGTTAATGGATGTGTTTGAATTACTGTATAAAGATAATTtattctaaaatagaaaaaatggaTTTAGAAGTATTCTCCTGGAAACTAGGAGagagtgtttatatatatatatatatatccacatttcattacttagaagaaaagttttGTATACCATTTCCATAAGGCATGTGTCATCCCCCCTTCCATTTCTTGCACCTTAAGAGAGCATGCAATGGCTGTATGTTACCTTTGAAAAGGCTCCTTTTCCTTTGAGCCATCTTACAGAAATGGTGCCCTGGATTGACTATACCACTCCAGAGTCACACTTCTTCAggttgaaataaaaataacaataaaacaacaaaatcacaaaaagaaaaataaatcacaaaatctACAAAATCTAAGGCCTGAACAAGCACAGACTTGCTATGAGTTCAGAAACTCagtgaaagaattaaaattaCAAAGCACCTCTTGCAAAATATACTTCTTGAAAACCACACAAAACACTGTGCAGTAACCCCTACTTAGTACGTGGAGGTAAGTATCCTGAAGAACACACACTTAGCCCCAGGATGGAAGCTTGATCTCATTATCAAGGAAGCCAAAGGGGTTTCAATGTTTCTTTGTATTTGCTGTTTTATAATTGCAGACAAAATGGAACAGTCAAGTGTGCAGACCTCAATATAAACAAGCTCAATTTATGCATTCTTAGTTGTACAGCTCCATTTATAGGTTCTTACAGAAGAACAACTAACACTAACAATTTTGTACACAAAATCTTTTTCAAGGACATATGAAACTTAATAGGCTAAAGAGAAACTTATGCCATATAGTGCTTGAAACTGCACAATATCTGTTGCACATAGTAATCAAGAGGCCTTGAAAAATTGTCTTTGTCTATAAACTACTGCCCTTTGTAAATAAAAGCTCCCTCATGATCCTGGGCTACTCCCTTGTGACACACAGTGCCACAAACATCATAATGAAAAATCAGTACCAAACCTAGTTTAAGATGAATTTTGTACATTTGTTTCTATACAGTCAGGAGAAAAGAGAGATACAATTTGTATCAACAGAAGGTCATTTCTGGTTATTTGAGGCATTGCTCCTAGCTGCTTTGATTCATACACATTTTATGAGAAGAATGACAATTGGTTTtaggaaataaatacatatgctgccttaaaaaatatttcctgtatTGGGAGgagcttacaatttttttttgagTGCTGAACATAAACATGTTCCAGATGAACTGTATCTGAGAAGATTAATCTTGTGTTTCTCTGTACAGTGTGCAGCTAGTGGGTACTGGGGTACCATTGATGGTTTTTGTAGGAAGGTGAACTAACTGGCACGAAGGCAGTAGAGTCATCTAAAATTGTCACATACCCTGACTTAGACATGGGACACATTTAGAAGGTCCAAGAAGTTGAAGGTATGAAATGGTGTTTGTGTGAAACAGGAAGCACTTCACTCTCCatggacctgctgctgctgctaagtcgcttcagtcgtgttcaactctgtgcaaccccatagacagcagcccaccaggctcccccgtccctgggattctctaggcaagaacactggaatgggttgccatttccttctccaatgcatgaaagtgaaaagtgaaactgaagtcattcagtcgtgtctgactcttagtgaacccaaggactgcagccttctaggctcctccatccatgggattttccaggcaagagtactggagtgggttgccattgccttctccactctatGGACCTACCTGGCAGAAAATACTTTTACTCCTCAGAACGCTGGGAGATAGAAAGATCAAAGGGTAGGAGATGAATGTGAACTGTggtaaaatgaagagaaacaccGAGAGGAAGTTTGATCAACcaggacagagacagaaagctaGAAAGCAGCATGCAAGCCGTTATCAAACCACCAGAAATAACCCTGACTACAGGCTCACATTCGGAGTGTTTCACAGTAAGAAACATTTATAGGCAGTGTCACACCTTCTCATGAAGAAACAAAAGGCCAAGACCAGGCCTTCTCAACTTTCATGAAAAAAACTACCATAGAAATTAGCAAGTTCCAGCTCAAGAAATAGTGAGCTGGTCATGGTTCAAAATGTTGCAATATACAATGGATTTAAAAAGGGGTTTATTTAGTGcagctgtttaaaaaaacaaaaacaataaacgCCTCTTCTAGAGGCATTTAGCTACAAAGGTTCCCACCCTGAGCAAGATACAAGTTGCCCATATAGTGCTGTCAACCCAAAGTCCTGCCTTCCTTAGTAATCCATTTAAGAATTACCTAAGGTCAAGTGCACCCTCTGCATGCATTTGAAGTATGTAACTGAGCCAGCTATTAGCAAAGATGTAGTATCCCCTTTTGGAAGCTTTTCCACCTAGAAAATCCCCTGATTTTGTTTCCTAAAGAAGTTCTGCTCCACCAATGATCGACCTTATTGCCCAAAGGTTAGATGGCAGGAGAAAGTGGATTACATGATGGTGCACTGACCTTCAATACATTTCATCCTGTGATATTGAATACTGCATAGGTCGGAAGTCCAAAGAGCATCCATTGGACCCCCCTTGAATGCAGCTTGTTGTGTTTGTCATTTAATCTCCTGGGATTAAGGGAAGGAAATTCTGGTAGTAAATCCCTTGGTCCTGGTCCAACTCTTCTGTGCTTGTCTAGCACACGCAACTACTATGCTTGGAACTTGAGAGTATCAACTTGGAACTATCCATCACCTCTTCTGCAGAAGAAAGCTTCAATCTGATCCCTAATTTACTAAGGTGAAGAGACTTAAAAGTGAAGAACTCTCAATATATGTTGACAAGTAAAAAGTGCAAAGGAAATAGAGCCAGTTTGCTCTGGTGCCTAAGAAAGCAATATTCAAATATCGGGATATAGTTTCACTTTCAAAACTAGTTGAAACTATGAAATATGATGTAAAATCATCAAGTCagacttgtgatctatacagcTGTAGACTAAAGACTGTGCaaagtccatttttttttatcaccACTATACAAAAGGTTATACACACATCTCAAACTAAATACATACAGTCATACATGCAATATAATTGCTAACAATAGGTTTGAAATATAGCTCTAGAAACTTCAATGTGACCCTATATCTCAGTTAATAAAGGTATTGAATGGTCAGATATCCATGCAATAAAGTATGTCTTTACttttaaatagatttaaatatTCTTATTAAAAATCCTAAATGGATTGATCCTGATACTCTTGCTCTCTAAATTAGATATGTCATTGATACTTCATAATATAGAGTGTGTGACTAAGAAAACAGCTGGTAATGGAGTCCCTTGGGGCCTCTTGCATTTAGGCCTTTCCCCTGGGTTTTGTCCTCCATTACCTGCATGGTGCAATGCAAAAGGGTATAGGACTTGGAGTCAGAGGACTTGGGTGTGAGTCTTGACTTGGTCACTTGCTAGCAGTGTGACTTCAGCAAGTTACTTTTAAACtcactgagcttcagtttccttgtctagaAAACAAGACATTAGTAAGACTTTCCTCACAGGGTTGTTATGCACTTCAATGACAGTCTGTAACTTGTAAAGTGTAACACAAAATTATTAGTTACTATTATCATAGTATTAGTGCATTATTggtattcatatttatataaagaaataagTCCTATGTCATGTCAATGTGCAGCCCTAAGCTTAGAAACAATCAAGGCTGCTAGTTGCTGGGCATCTGCTGTGTGGGGATTCTTCTCCATCACTGCAAGAACAATGTTTGAAGGGAAAATATTGCAGAGGTTCTTGTAGGTCTGATACTGGTGCTCTGGGATCATTTGCTCCCTGGAATCATTGCACATTCCAACCCAAGGATTCATCCAAAGCTGCTCCATCTTTTCAGGCACACTCCGTACCATGACTGGCTCATAGCATGGTTGCATGAGGCTGTTACTCAAGGGATAGGAGTGGTAGCCATAGGAGTCAGTTGCACAGGGCAGTGGGTCCCAGCTGGCATGCTGTTCCCGACACAGAGGAGGACGTCTTTGCCTCATGGGATTGTTCTCATATAGGCGAGAATCAGAAATGCTGTCCATCCGAGTCATCACCAGGGCACGTCCTGGCTGGGGGGTTGCCCCAGGATGGATATTGGGAGGCATGGGATAGTCTCCAGGACAGCTGGAGCGTGCTCCATTTGTTGGGTGCTGGGCATGCAGAACTAAGTGGGAGACTGATTGCTTGTGGGGGCCTTGCTTAGAGTCTTCTGGGCCATAGCTCTGCACTCGCGTTAAGGCTTCATGGTAACCATGAGGAAAAGGCTGAAGATGGTTCTGAGATGCTGAGCGATGCAGCTTCAGACTGCCTTCAGGATGAGTATCAGCTACAGCCAAGTACAGGTTGTTGTAAGAGGAATAGTTGTCATTCCTGGTATGGCTCATACGATTGTCAGGACAGAGGTTGGGATTCCGGGCATACAACCCCCGGTCTGCTTCAGCCATGTAGTACTCTCGATTATGCATGCTGTTGATGTTCAGTTTGGAGAAGTCTCCTAACACTGAATAGTAGCTGTGGTCCCCTAAGGGCTCAAACTTTGGGTATTGCTCAGCATAGCTAATAGGGGTCCCATGGCTATTGGTAACCAGGATGGGTGGGTACTGCATGCTGGTCATGTGCTCCAATGAGGACTTCTGGTGGGAGAAATGAGAGGATCCTGGCACTGGGCTGCTGGCTGAACGGGTGTTGAGGGCACCCACTGCATGGCTTTTGGGGGGTGGGATTGTGGGGACACTTAAAGCAGTCACAAGTGAGGGGACAGAGCTGGCCTCAGGCTTACGGGCAATGGACAGCCATTCCTCAGGCTCCACAGCCACGGACCGGATGCTGGGATCCGATTGACGCTTGGGGGTCACGCGTTTGACTTCTGAGGTTATGTCACCTTTGGCACTAGACAGCCCTGTGCCACACTTGGCCAGGGTGCCTTCACTCATGGTTTTTACTGTGGACAGTTTGGCACTGATGCGGAGCTCATCAGCCACCGAACGCTGCGGTTGGTTGGCCCGCTCCGGATGGTAGTATTTGCACTTGTGGCCGTAGGTGcattttttgcctgaaaaataatGCCCTGGGGTAAGACTCTCTCTCACAGTGGTGCAACTCTCTGTGCCAGAGGCTGTTTTAACAATCTGGTCACTCAGGTTAGAGTTTTACTTTTGGGGTTTAAGATATAAAACTAACTGTTCTTAAAGACGGGAGACAGACAACACCATAGTGGCATCACACACTGTGAGTGGAGAGGAAAGAAGTGGAAACCTAGGGAGGAAACTCCAGTGGGAAAGGTAAGAGTTGTCATTGAACAGTCTTCATTTTCCTGAAATTCACAACTTTGTCTAGGCATAACGTGCATGCTGAGGCAGTGTAGAGCAGTAGCAGGCAGAGTGGTTCAGTGCAAAGAGCATTGGCCTGGAGGCTGGTCAGATCTGAGCTTTAATTCCAGCTATGCCACTtactagccatgtgaccttggtaagtgatttttaatttctgtgcctcattttcctaTTCTGTAAACAAGGTTCATAATAATGTCTTTATTATAaggtcattgtgaggattaaatgaagatAGTAAACATGAAATATTCTATGATATGAATAAATGATAGTTGAGAACAAACACCTAGATGtcttataaataaatgattattcaAAAACAGTGAACATTCAAATTTGCCTCAGACCAGGCAGCATATGTCTTACTGTTAGGCTCATAAACTTTGTGTCACAGGGACTTGCATAAGATCATGAAAGCACTCtagaaaactatatatatttatttattttattttaaattaatttatttattttaattgcaggctaattactttacaatattgtagtggtttttgccatacattgacatgaatcagccatgggtgtagaaaactatatttaaaataggaaatgAAGATAAAGTTTGGAAGCAAACTGGAAAGTGCAGATTGGAAGAAAAGGGTAATATTGACAGAGGGTGCAGTCACCTGCCTGAAAGACACATCCTTCTTGGGGCCAAATGCAGTTTGTCATTGGCCTTTCTTCTTCCACAGATCAAGTAAGTTTCTGCACTTCCCTGCCCCCAACAACACTACTCAGGACAGAGACAGTTAGAACACATGAATCATTTTAACTAGTGACAATTATTCTTTCCTTCAATTCTAGTTACCTGTTTCTCAGGAAATTTCTAGGATGGTTCTTTAAATGTCTAATTGAAAATATATGAAGACACAGACTTTAACTCACAGAGAGTGGACAAGCCAGGATTTTCCCTTTGAAAGGGAAAGCTTGAAGAGAAAAGTATTCACAGACTTCTTCAGTTTTGCATATAGGTACTCACCATAAGGACATGGTTGCTTCTTGTGTTCAGGAACAACGGGTCTCTTTCTTAAGAAGTTTTCAAGGCTTGGCCCATGACGTCCTAAAGGATCATCTGGAGGCATAAATctgaaagcaagcaagcaagaggTAAACTATCCCTTCTCAGGAGTTCAGGCCTTCATTACATGTTGCTTATACTATTGTTATAGCCTTCTAATAGCCCTTTCTGCCTCAAGTTTATCTTTTGCTAAGTCTGCAGTTCTTCCCTCTCTTTCCACTTGAACACAAGAAAGGAATGATTTTTCCCATACATCATTCTTCTGTGGATTATAAGTTCCAACCACACTGACATGTCTGCCGGTTCCCCCAATGTGCAACACATTTTCACATCTTTATAGCTTTATTCATGATGTTCTCTTTACCTATAAAGCCCAGAAGCCCTCTTTCCTCGGTCTGTAAACTTCATCTCAAATGTTATTTCCTCTGTGAGACTTTTTCATATCATTTCACATAgacaaagcaatttaaaaaaagttctaACCATAGAGTTTATCCCAACAAATTGTGGGAATCTCTTCTCTAAGTACACTTTGAGCTTCTTAAGGGTGAGTTTTGTTATTTATTCAGCCTTTTATTCCCATGGTGACCAGCATAATGCACAATATAcagtaagtgttcagtaaatgtttattgaaatgaaATTAAATCTGTCCTTAGTGGTAATTTGGATTTAGGCTATTCAGAACCTATAGGAAAGAAACGTACTTGTCATTCACAAAAGAATACATCAGCAAGCGCTCCTCTATAAACTTCTTCCATTCTGGCTTTTCGACTTGAAGGTCTCGGTAGTTATCATTGGATACAATGATGCCATCAGAATCAAAAGCCAGTTTGACTATGAACCGGTCATCATAGCAAACAACTCTCCTGCCCTGGACCCTTCGGGATGGTGTAAAGACAAgaatcttttccttctccagtttacgTAGGATATCTTGATCTGTTGAAATATGGATTATATGTCACAGAATAGAAATCATCTTTGGAAATTAAAAGCATTATTCCcatattaaaacatataaaagttGATACTAGCTTAATATATTATTTGCTCTTAGAGAGAATGCAGCTACTATTCCTGGCTATGGCACCATTTTGGACTGTGATTTTAGCCAAGTTGCTTTCCCCtttccactccagttttctttctgatAAAACAAAGGAGATAGATTAAATgacatataaattttttaaaactagcatGAACAGTAAGAAATAATAGTGATATCCTAACATTTTTGAGGCTTATTTTGCCCTTTGGCTGCAGCGCCAGGTTTTGGTTGATGAAGAAACCAGGGAAGTATGATGAGGATGTGTCTGCCAGGAGGAGAATAATATATCTTTCTTAGGGACTAACATTTTTGCCTTCTGCCTGAAGGAAAGCCACGACTAAGGAAAAATATTAAGTGGTAGCATATGAGTACTGACCCCCTTTCCTTTTAGCCTCTTTATTAATGAAGAAAGAAGTTTGAGTAGGGCCAGGATCcactctcagagaaggcaatggcaacccactccagtactcttgcctggaaagtcccatggacggaggagcctggtgggcggcagcccatggggtccttgagagtcggacacgactgagcgacttcagtttcacttttcactttcatgcattggagaaggaaatggcaacccactccagtgttcttgcctggagaatcccagggacggcggagcctggtgggctgccgtctatggggtcgcacagagtcggacatgactgaagtgacttagcagcagcttagcagcaggaTCCACTGTCAGACTGAGGCTGGAAGCCTGTTCAGCAGTTGGCAGACAACCCCATGACACTGAACCTTCTCATTTTGTATATAAGGCAAGACGTGATACTCAGAGAATTGGGGTATTGATGTTCTCAAATGCTGTTAAGAGCTagctttggtggctcagaggttaaagcgtctgcctggaatgcgggagacccggggttccatccctgggtcaggaagatccactggagaaggaaatggcaacccactctagtactcttgcctggagaatcccgtggagggaggagcctggtaggctacagtccatggggtcgcaaagagtcagacacaactgaacgaaatcacgttcactttcactttcataaatgaaTGTAGTGATCCTCCTGCCAATAGGGCCACATCATAACTTTTGTGAACTTTAGGCACTTTTGCCTTCATGGGTCTTTTCTTCCACAAAGAAATGTTAGGTTTATACTTTACAACTATGTTGGTATAAACACAAATAATCCAGTTAGgtacattattatatatttattggtaTATTCAATTTTCCCCTCTGATGTTAAAAAGCTAACAAAATTAAACCACTTACATGGGATCCTAAAAGTATATATTATGAACCCTAGGCACTCGGTCTCTTGTGCTTCATGGATAAATTAGCTTTGAATGCCGTggtacttttctctttttctattctaACCCCTAATTTGCAAATCCCACAGAAACTTATCTGCTACAGGATGAGATCCATTGTCTATGGTGGTTTCTTTAgtattttggaaaactcagtcaTATTCATAACCAAATTCGTCCCCCTTTTTGTCTGAAGCTTATGGTCAAATAGAAACAAACACTCTTTTTTTCAACTGtgtgctttattttttgcttGAAATTGAAGTCTCTATTTAACTGCTCTGTGCCACAGCACAACAGATTATTTGGATCAGGAAAAATCTGCTTTAAAATACACttaataaaaaaacattttaagtgtACTTAATAGATTTAGAAAAGTACTTATCTAATTTAGGAGCATTGGGCTCTCCCCAAACTATCTTGCCAGCTTTGCTTCTGGATGAGAAGAAATGTCTTAATTGAATTAGTACCTGTAATTGGTGCATCAGGGCGGGATTGCTCCTTTCTCCATGCAGGCACAAATACAGTAATATCTTTATGGCCTTTATCTAGGAACCAATCCACAGCAAGTTGTATTCCTCTGCAGGAAAACTCTTCTTTATTCCCATGGCTTCAGGAAGATAGGGAATGAGAGTAGAGAGGATTGATAACAAGTAACAAAGAAATACTACAAATAGGCTTTTTCTTAGTGTTAAGACATTGACAACAGATATATTACTTTTTGAGGATgccaaaaatgtattttttaagagaacaaataaagttattttaaaaattccattattACAAATATTGCCATTATCATTACACATTCATTCAAGGCCACAAATAGTTAATAACAACTCTCAAAGCAGCCCTAGTGGTTATTTCCTATCattatttcccttttctctcaACTCTTTCTGTTTCTATTACCATCTCCTTTTTCTAAGATTCTGATATTTATCATCTGAAAAAAGAAGTGTCACCAGAGGTTTGGATAAAGTTTATAGAGAATTAGTTGGAAATGAATTTTAAGTACATCTAGTAAGCTTAAAAAATAACACTGATAGCAAAAAAGATACACTGAAATGCTGACTGAAAATAGTTATCACAATTAATTAAATACGATTTGCCAATAAAAATTACAGTCTTGAAAATTTTAAGATGTGGAAAATGCTCACAATATAAtgctaaaagagaaaagaaaggatttGGACTACATATAATGTAATCCAAATTTTATAGAAGAAAGCCTATGTACAGTatcttttttttggcaaagtaatgtctctgctttttatttttttaatataaatttatttattttaattggaggttactttacagtattgtattgacCCAGTATCTTCTTCATTTGGGTTCATGATGCACATTTTCATTTAATGATTGTTCAAAGacattaaatggaaaactccagacaTAAgcaattcataagttttaaattatgCACCATTCTGAGTAGAGTTATGAAATCTGGTGCCATCCCATTCCATCCTGCCTGAGGTGAATCATCTCTTTGTCCAGCATACCCCACCCATAAATCACTTAGTAGTCTATCTTGTTATCAGGTTGACTGTTTCAGTATCACAGGGCTTGAGTTCAAGTaactcattttatttaataatggtTCTAAAGCACAAAAATAGTGGTGCTGGCAATTTGGATATGCTGAAAAGACAGtaaagtgaaaaggtgaaagttcttaattaaagaaagaaaaaaagctcatatgctgaggttgctaagatctACTGTAAGAATGAATCTTCTCTTCACGAaattgtgaagaaagaaaaagatgctgtaaagaacaatattgcataggaacctggaatgttaggtccatgaatcaaggtaaactggaagtagtcaaacaggagaaggcaagagtgaacattttaggaatcaatgaactaaaatagattggaattggtgaatttaattcagatggccactatatctactactgtgggcaagaatcctttagtaggaatggagtaaccctcatacacaacaagagtccaaaatacagtacttggatacaatctcaaaaatgacagaatgatcttggttcattttgaaggcaagccattcaacatcacagaaatccaagtctatgtcccaatcactaatgccaagaaaaatgaagttgaaaggttatatgaagacctacaaaatcttctagaactaacaccaaaaaagatgtccgtttcatcataggggacttgaatgcaaaagtaggaagtcaagagatacctgagtaacaggaaagtttggccttggagtacaaaatgaagcagggcaaaggtgaacagaattttgccaagagatcacactggttatagcaaacagcctcttccaacaacacaagagataactctacacatggacaccaaatggtcaatgctgaaatcagattgattatattatttgaagccagagatggagaagctctatacagtcatcaaaaccaggagctgatagtggctcagatcatgaattctttattataaaattcagacttaaattgaagaaaagagagaaaaccagtaggccattcaggtatgacctaaatcaaatcccttacaattatacagtgaaagtgacaaataggtttaagggattagatctgatagaatgccagaagaactatggacagagttgtacaacattgtacaggaggcagtgaccaaaaccatccccaagaaaaagaaatgtggaaaggcaaaatggttgtctgaggaggccttacaaataactgagaaaagacaagaaacgaaaggcaaaggagaaaaggaaagatatatccatctgaatgcagagttacaaagaatagaaagaagagataagaaagtcttcctaagtggtcaatgcaaataaatagaggaaaacaacaagatggaaaagactggagatctcctcaagaaaattagaaataccaagggaacatttcttgagaaaatgggcacaataaaacaCAGCAAcagtatgtacctaacagaagcagaagatattaagaaaaagtggcaagaatacacacaagaactatataaaaaaggtcttaatgacctggatgacCATGATGGAATGGTCAGTCACCTACagccatacatcctggagtgtgaagtcaagtaggccttaggaagcattactatgaacaaattagtggaagtgatggaattccaactgagttatttcaaatcctaaaagatgatgctattaaagtgctgcactcagtatgtcagcaaatgtggaaaactcagcagtggccacaggactgtaaaaggtcagctttcattccagtctcaaagaagggcaatgcctaagaatgttcaaactattatgcaattgcactcatttcacatgctagcaagataatgctcaaaacccttcaagctaggcttcaatagtacatgtactgagaacttccagataagCAAGCTgcaattagaaaaggcagaggaaccagagatcaaattgcaaatatctgttggatcattgaaaaagcatgagaattggactggttcaaaattgggaaaggagtacatcaaggctgtatattttcacactccttatttaacttacatgcagagtacatcatgaaaatttCCTGGCTTGATAaagttcaagctggaatcaagatttccaggagaaatatcagtaacctcagatatgcagatgataccaccctaatggcagaaagtgcagaggaactaaaaagcctattgatgaaggtgaaagaagagagtgaaaaagctagcttaaaactcaacattcaagaaactaagatcatggtatccagtcccatcactagcatggcaaattgatgggggaaaatggcaacagtgacaaatgattttcttggtctccaaaattactgtgggtaaggactgcagccataaaattaaaagatgcttgctccttggaagaaaagcaatgacaaatctagacagtgtattgaaaagcagagacatctctttgccaaaAAAGCTCCTAtggtgaaagctatggtttttccattgatcATGTATGAGAtagagaggtggaccataaagaagcttgagcaccaaagaattgatgctttcaaactgtggtgctggagaagactcttgagagtcccttgggcagcattgagattaaaccagtcaattctaaaggaaattaaccttgaatattcactggaaggactgatgctgaagctgaagctcgaatactttgaccacctgatgctaagagttgactcattggacaaaactctgatgctgggaaagattcaaggcaggaggaggaggagacaacagaagattagatagttagatggcatcatcaattcaatgaatatgagtttgatcaaactctaagagatagtgaagggtagggaagcctgaagtgctgcagtccattgggtcataaagagttgcacacgactgagggactgagcaacaaaaatgacaacaacaaaaacaagaaattgCTTGAAGCTATAATCAGAACTAAAAAAGGCTGCTAGCACTGACTCTGCCTCTCCCTCTGCTCTTCCCATATATCCTCTTCTGTTTGAACTGCCTGGATCAGACAGTTTTTCTCTTCCAACTCTTCTCCCTCCTGCTGCTTTCCTTTtcccagaaaaggaagatcaaaaAATCAGAAATGATTATGGCTCCCTTAAGGAGAAATCTATTACAGGGAGAAATGAATTGTTCTTGTTGCTTTCCTATACATCCAGGATGCAAACAGAACTTAG
This window contains:
- the ZC3H12B gene encoding probable ribonuclease ZC3H12B isoform X1, translated to MTATAAVETPKMKKSASKEEKQQSKQENTEQGNADSEEWLGCESDPEQMSLKKSNSDNRCQLGDVQLNKKDILSKPHRQLCRSPCLDHPSFSQSSILHDGKLDLEKEYQTKMDFALKLGYAEEQIQSVLNKLGPESLINDVLAELVRLGNKGDLEGQVNLNLLGPRGPSSREITSPELSLEDEIDNSDNLRPVVIDGSNVAMSHGNKEEFSCRGIQLAVDWFLDKGHKDITVFVPAWRKEQSRPDAPITDQDILRKLEKEKILVFTPSRRVQGRRVVCYDDRFIVKLAFDSDGIIVSNDNYRDLQVEKPEWKKFIEERLLMYSFVNDKFMPPDDPLGRHGPSLENFLRKRPVVPEHKKQPCPYGKKCTYGHKCKYYHPERANQPQRSVADELRISAKLSTVKTMSEGTLAKCGTGLSSAKGDITSEVKRVTPKRQSDPSIRSVAVEPEEWLSIARKPEASSVPSLVTALSVPTIPPPKSHAVGALNTRSASSPVPGSSHFSHQKSSLEHMTSMQYPPILVTNSHGTPISYAEQYPKFEPLGDHSYYSVLGDFSKLNINSMHNREYYMAEADRGLYARNPNLCPDNRMSHTRNDNYSSYNNLYLAVADTHPEGSLKLHRSASQNHLQPFPHGYHEALTRVQSYGPEDSKQGPHKQSVSHLVLHAQHPTNGARSSCPGDYPMPPNIHPGATPQPGRALVMTRMDSISDSRLYENNPMRQRRPPLCREQHASWDPLPCATDSYGYHSYPLSNSLMQPCYEPVMVRSVPEKMEQLWMNPWVGMCNDSREQMIPEHQYQTYKNLCNIFPSNIVLAVMEKNPHTADAQQLAALIVSKLRAAH